The Acinetobacter defluvii genome includes a region encoding these proteins:
- a CDS encoding YqiA/YcfP family alpha/beta fold hydrolase: MSKILFMHGLDSSKDSTKFHALNATQKYCIDIDYRNLNYDTVAELYQDIIQKIQPKLIVGHSLGGYWALKMSQVFRIPAIVANPSLHPDFRADYAPITEYDLEHDIPQTAYIELGDEILDMYETSNILEPYMYVEMMQGGHHRLASPENLNHMIKYMQDTFVI, encoded by the coding sequence ATGTCAAAAATATTATTTATGCATGGGCTTGATTCGTCCAAAGATTCAACTAAGTTTCATGCACTAAATGCTACACAAAAGTATTGTATTGATATTGATTATCGCAATTTAAATTATGACACAGTGGCAGAGCTATATCAGGATATTATCCAAAAAATTCAACCTAAACTTATTGTCGGGCATAGTTTAGGCGGTTATTGGGCATTAAAAATGTCACAAGTTTTTCGTATTCCTGCCATCGTTGCCAATCCAAGCTTACATCCTGATTTTCGAGCAGATTACGCACCGATCACAGAGTATGATTTAGAACATGATATTCCACAAACAGCATATATAGAATTAGGTGATGAAATTCTTGATATGTATGAAACTTCAAATATTTTAGAACCTTATATGTATGTAGAAATGATGCAAGGTGGACATCACCGCTTAGCATCACCTGAAAATTTAAATCACATGATTAAATATATGCAAGATACTTTTGTCATATAA
- a CDS encoding adenine phosphoribosyltransferase, with amino-acid sequence MMNMSTALWSHIRTVQDFPKPGICFYDLTPLFMKNLEPLTDALIASIPTEQLAQVESFVAVEARGFVLASLLAQRTGKGLLLVRKAGKLPPPVIGVGYSLEYGLDRLEMSAEIQPQKVMIVDDVLATGGTLKAVKQLMNKCNHTVLGASIFLDLQDLHGDLGLNIWSVLDEQSKPEAAVA; translated from the coding sequence ATGATGAACATGTCTACAGCTTTGTGGTCTCATATTCGTACTGTCCAAGATTTCCCAAAACCTGGGATTTGTTTTTATGATTTAACACCACTTTTCATGAAAAATCTTGAACCACTCACCGATGCATTAATTGCAAGTATTCCTACAGAACAGCTTGCACAAGTTGAAAGTTTTGTGGCTGTAGAAGCACGTGGTTTTGTTTTAGCAAGCTTATTGGCACAGCGTACAGGCAAGGGTTTATTGTTGGTGCGTAAAGCTGGAAAATTACCACCACCTGTGATCGGTGTCGGATATAGCCTTGAATATGGTTTAGATCGTCTAGAAATGTCAGCAGAAATTCAGCCACAAAAAGTCATGATTGTGGATGACGTATTGGCAACAGGCGGTACTTTAAAAGCGGTAAAACAGTTGATGAATAAGTGTAATCATACTGTATTAGGTGCAAGTATTTTCCTCGATTTGCAAGATTTGCATGGTGATCTTGGTTTAAATATTTGGTCTGTGTTAGATGAACAATCTAAACCTGAAGCTGCAGTTGCTTAA
- the rubA gene encoding rubredoxin RubA translates to MKKYQCIVCGWIYDEAEGWPQDGIAAGTKWEDIPDDWTCPDCGVSKADFEMVEV, encoded by the coding sequence ATGAAAAAATATCAATGCATCGTTTGTGGTTGGATTTATGACGAAGCAGAAGGCTGGCCACAAGATGGCATCGCAGCAGGTACAAAATGGGAAGACATTCCCGATGACTGGACGTGCCCAGATTGTGGCGTGTCTAAAGCCGATTTTGAAATGGTAGAAGTATAA